Proteins encoded together in one Oncorhynchus mykiss isolate Arlee chromosome 7, USDA_OmykA_1.1, whole genome shotgun sequence window:
- the LOC110527293 gene encoding splicing factor U2AF 35 kDa subunit isoform X2: protein MQEHYDEFFEEVFTEMEEKYGEVEEMNVCDNLGDHLVGNVYVKFRREEDAEKAVMDLNNRWFNGQPVHSELSPVTDFREACCRQYEMGECTRGGFCNFMHLKPISRELRRDLYGRRRKGKGGGGGGGGHRSRSRSRERRSRSRDRGRGGDGGRGGGRDREKRRSRDRERSGRF, encoded by the exons ATGCAAGAGCACTATGACGAGTTCTTTGAG gaAGTCTtcacagagatggaggagaagtacggagaggtggaggagatgaACGTGTGTGACAACCTTGGCGACCACCTGGTCGGCAACGTCTATGTGAAG ttcCGTCGGGAAGAGGATGCGGAGAAAGCGGTGATGGACCTGAACAACCGCTGGTTCAACGGTCAGCCTGTCCACTCAGAGCTCTCCCCCGTCACTGACTTCAGGGAAGCCTGCTGTCGGCAGTATGAGATGGG AGAGTGCACCAGAGGAGGCTTCTGCAACTTCATGCACCTGAAGCCCATCTCCAGGGAACTTCGTCGGGACCTGTATGGACGCCGCAGAAAAGG caaaggaggaggaggaggaggaggaggacaccgCTCTCGCTCGCGATCCCGGGAAAGGCGTTCTCGCTCCCGAGACCGTGGCCGTGGTGGCGATGGTGGAAGAGGTGGCGGACGAGACCGCGAGAAACGGAGGTCCAGGGACCGGGAACGTTCTGGAAGGTTTTAA